In Manis pentadactyla isolate mManPen7 chromosome 3, mManPen7.hap1, whole genome shotgun sequence, a single window of DNA contains:
- the TRMO gene encoding tRNA (adenine(37)-N6)-methyltransferase isoform X1, which yields MRGLEESGPRPTATPCGCVKPALETGNLLTEPIGYLESCFFTKNGTPRQPSICSHSRACLRIRKSIFNNPEHSLMGLEQFSHVWILFVFHKNGHLSCKAKVQPPRLNGAKTGVFSTRSPHRPNAIGLTLAKLEKVEGGAIYLSGIDMIHGTPILDIKPYIADYDSPQNLIEPLGDFNLQNNQYTPETMSPSDGKSASCEQQQLSGCDEPQPNSCIKEKPEFPEDRTSGENYVKHNLAKIQQNSPNYMERTADFESRSDQSLSVAEEQIGPYCLEKSFSEEGTEKRLRRQEEAAVPQGNSAEVQPMALHCPSRVSDASVVPAWVREAPVATLEVRFTPHAEMDLRHLSSEDVSRASFKYFQSAEEAKRAIEAVLSADPRSVYRRKLCQDRLFYFTVDTAHVTCWFGDGFAEVVRIKPASEPV from the exons ATGCGCGGCTTGGAGGAATCGGGGCCTCGGCCCACAGCGACCCCGTGCGGGTGCGTGAAACCGGCTCTGGAGACAG GGAATCTTTTAACTGAGCCAATTGGCTATTTGGAATCTTGTTTCTTCACCAAGAATGGTACTCCAAGGCAGCCATCCATTTGTAGCCATTCACGGGCTTGTTTGAGGATTAGAAAGAGCATCTTTAATAATCCTGAACATTCCTTGATGGGCTTAGAACAGTTTTCTCATGTTTG gattttgtttgtttttcacaaaAACGGTCATTTGAGCTGTAAGGCCAAAGTGCAGCCTCCCAGGCTGAATGGTGCAAAGACTGGAGTTTTCTCCACAAGGAGCCCGCATCGTCCCAATGCAATAGGACTGACCCTGGCCAAGCTGGAAAAGGTAGAAG GTGGAGCTATATACCTTTCTGGAATTGACATGATTCATGGCACACCCATACTTGACATAAAGCCCTACATAGCTGACTATGACTCACCACAAAATTTGATTGAGCCTCTAGGGGACTTTAATTTACAGAATAATCAATATACACCAGAAACCATGTCCCCGTCTGATGGCAAGAGTGCCAGCTGTGAACAACAGCAGCTCTCAGGGTGTGATGAACCACAACCCAACAGTTGCATTAAGGAGAAACCTGAATTTCCTGAAGACAGAACTTCAGGAGAAAACTATGTGAAACACAACTTGGCAAAAATCCAGCAAAACTCACCTAACTACATGGAGAGAACAGCAGATTTTGAATCAAGAAGTGATCAGAGTCTGAGTGTAGCAGAAGAGCAAATTGGCCCATATTGCCTGGAGAAGAGCTTTTCagaggaaggtacagaaaaaAGGCTTAGAAGACAGGAAGAGGCAGCAGTCCCACAAGGAAACAGTGCAGAGGTGCAGCCCATGGCTCTTCACTGCCCTTCCAGGGTGTCTGACGCCAGTGTGGTCCCTGCCTGGGTGAGAGAGGCCCCTGTGGCCACCTTGGAAGTCCGGTTTACTCCTCATGCAGAGATGGACCTTAGGCACCTCAGTTCAGAAG ATGTCAGTCGagcttcatttaaatattttcaatcaGCAGAGGAAGCAAAGCGCGCCATTGAGGCTGTGTTGTCAGCTGACCCTCGGTCTGTATATCGACGGAAGCTCTGCCAGGATCGCCTCTTCTACTTCACTGTAGATACAGCACATGTGACTTGCTGGTTTGGTGATGGCTTTGCAGAGGTTGTAAGGATCAAGCCAGCTTCTGAGCCTGTATAG
- the TRMO gene encoding tRNA (adenine(37)-N6)-methyltransferase isoform X3, which yields MIHGTPILDIKPYIADYDSPQNLIEPLGDFNLQNNQYTPETMSPSDGKSASCEQQQLSGCDEPQPNSCIKEKPEFPEDRTSGENYVKHNLAKIQQNSPNYMERTADFESRSDQSLSVAEEQIGPYCLEKSFSEEGTEKRLRRQEEAAVPQGNSAEVQPMALHCPSRVSDASVVPAWVREAPVATLEVRFTPHAEMDLRHLSSEDVSRASFKYFQSAEEAKRAIEAVLSADPRSVYRRKLCQDRLFYFTVDTAHVTCWFGDGFAEVVRIKPASEPV from the exons ATGATTCATGGCACACCCATACTTGACATAAAGCCCTACATAGCTGACTATGACTCACCACAAAATTTGATTGAGCCTCTAGGGGACTTTAATTTACAGAATAATCAATATACACCAGAAACCATGTCCCCGTCTGATGGCAAGAGTGCCAGCTGTGAACAACAGCAGCTCTCAGGGTGTGATGAACCACAACCCAACAGTTGCATTAAGGAGAAACCTGAATTTCCTGAAGACAGAACTTCAGGAGAAAACTATGTGAAACACAACTTGGCAAAAATCCAGCAAAACTCACCTAACTACATGGAGAGAACAGCAGATTTTGAATCAAGAAGTGATCAGAGTCTGAGTGTAGCAGAAGAGCAAATTGGCCCATATTGCCTGGAGAAGAGCTTTTCagaggaaggtacagaaaaaAGGCTTAGAAGACAGGAAGAGGCAGCAGTCCCACAAGGAAACAGTGCAGAGGTGCAGCCCATGGCTCTTCACTGCCCTTCCAGGGTGTCTGACGCCAGTGTGGTCCCTGCCTGGGTGAGAGAGGCCCCTGTGGCCACCTTGGAAGTCCGGTTTACTCCTCATGCAGAGATGGACCTTAGGCACCTCAGTTCAGAAG ATGTCAGTCGagcttcatttaaatattttcaatcaGCAGAGGAAGCAAAGCGCGCCATTGAGGCTGTGTTGTCAGCTGACCCTCGGTCTGTATATCGACGGAAGCTCTGCCAGGATCGCCTCTTCTACTTCACTGTAGATACAGCACATGTGACTTGCTGGTTTGGTGATGGCTTTGCAGAGGTTGTAAGGATCAAGCCAGCTTCTGAGCCTGTATAG
- the TRMO gene encoding tRNA (adenine(37)-N6)-methyltransferase isoform X2, with protein MGLEQFSHVWILFVFHKNGHLSCKAKVQPPRLNGAKTGVFSTRSPHRPNAIGLTLAKLEKVEGGAIYLSGIDMIHGTPILDIKPYIADYDSPQNLIEPLGDFNLQNNQYTPETMSPSDGKSASCEQQQLSGCDEPQPNSCIKEKPEFPEDRTSGENYVKHNLAKIQQNSPNYMERTADFESRSDQSLSVAEEQIGPYCLEKSFSEEGTEKRLRRQEEAAVPQGNSAEVQPMALHCPSRVSDASVVPAWVREAPVATLEVRFTPHAEMDLRHLSSEDVSRASFKYFQSAEEAKRAIEAVLSADPRSVYRRKLCQDRLFYFTVDTAHVTCWFGDGFAEVVRIKPASEPV; from the exons ATGGGCTTAGAACAGTTTTCTCATGTTTG gattttgtttgtttttcacaaaAACGGTCATTTGAGCTGTAAGGCCAAAGTGCAGCCTCCCAGGCTGAATGGTGCAAAGACTGGAGTTTTCTCCACAAGGAGCCCGCATCGTCCCAATGCAATAGGACTGACCCTGGCCAAGCTGGAAAAGGTAGAAG GTGGAGCTATATACCTTTCTGGAATTGACATGATTCATGGCACACCCATACTTGACATAAAGCCCTACATAGCTGACTATGACTCACCACAAAATTTGATTGAGCCTCTAGGGGACTTTAATTTACAGAATAATCAATATACACCAGAAACCATGTCCCCGTCTGATGGCAAGAGTGCCAGCTGTGAACAACAGCAGCTCTCAGGGTGTGATGAACCACAACCCAACAGTTGCATTAAGGAGAAACCTGAATTTCCTGAAGACAGAACTTCAGGAGAAAACTATGTGAAACACAACTTGGCAAAAATCCAGCAAAACTCACCTAACTACATGGAGAGAACAGCAGATTTTGAATCAAGAAGTGATCAGAGTCTGAGTGTAGCAGAAGAGCAAATTGGCCCATATTGCCTGGAGAAGAGCTTTTCagaggaaggtacagaaaaaAGGCTTAGAAGACAGGAAGAGGCAGCAGTCCCACAAGGAAACAGTGCAGAGGTGCAGCCCATGGCTCTTCACTGCCCTTCCAGGGTGTCTGACGCCAGTGTGGTCCCTGCCTGGGTGAGAGAGGCCCCTGTGGCCACCTTGGAAGTCCGGTTTACTCCTCATGCAGAGATGGACCTTAGGCACCTCAGTTCAGAAG ATGTCAGTCGagcttcatttaaatattttcaatcaGCAGAGGAAGCAAAGCGCGCCATTGAGGCTGTGTTGTCAGCTGACCCTCGGTCTGTATATCGACGGAAGCTCTGCCAGGATCGCCTCTTCTACTTCACTGTAGATACAGCACATGTGACTTGCTGGTTTGGTGATGGCTTTGCAGAGGTTGTAAGGATCAAGCCAGCTTCTGAGCCTGTATAG